One genomic window of Clostridioides sp. ES-S-0054-01 includes the following:
- a CDS encoding ParB N-terminal domain-containing protein yields MANKIDNVKITDIYIDNNRLWKIYDRDLKPLLESIKEEGLISPIAVQERSGKYKLIAGEHRLTACKQLGWETIPAQIIEREYEDNEIENARLTILEADENLKRKYPDFIAEAHILTKRKEAYDKIVGYKTGGLTPEEYKKKIGGKVTSLLNSRTPLTDSELKELDFLEKDLVNVKTFAQNTIDSTGGSEGNINSKLKIAKIIPNEKAKEIKANNISSKTLTSIVVGINEEEIKKASEIHLDTIKSIKIPEDSNINTLYQKAIKKTKDELKDKYFQRNNPVEFAERVSKKIHEVIDIEEKKKENKIVQLTQNDLEHINTALALLENAEKLSIIVDDRIVFTKYIK; encoded by the coding sequence ATGGCTAATAAGATCGATAACGTTAAAATTACTGATATATATATTGATAATAATAGACTTTGGAAAATATATGATAGGGATTTAAAACCGCTATTAGAGTCAATTAAGGAAGAAGGTTTAATATCTCCAATAGCTGTTCAAGAAAGAAGTGGTAAATATAAGTTGATAGCAGGAGAACATAGACTTACTGCTTGTAAACAGTTGGGATGGGAGACAATACCAGCACAAATAATAGAAAGAGAGTATGAAGATAATGAAATAGAAAATGCAAGACTTACCATATTAGAAGCAGATGAAAATTTAAAAAGAAAGTACCCAGATTTTATAGCTGAAGCTCATATATTAACTAAAAGAAAAGAAGCCTATGATAAAATAGTTGGGTATAAAACAGGTGGATTGACACCTGAAGAATATAAAAAAAAAATAGGAGGTAAAGTTACATCACTGTTAAATAGTAGAACACCATTAACAGATAGTGAATTAAAAGAACTTGATTTTCTTGAAAAAGATTTAGTTAATGTAAAAACATTTGCACAGAATACGATTGACAGTACTGGCGGAAGTGAAGGTAATATAAACTCAAAATTAAAAATTGCAAAAATAATACCTAATGAAAAGGCTAAGGAAATAAAGGCAAATAATATAAGTTCAAAAACACTAACATCTATAGTAGTAGGTATAAATGAAGAAGAGATTAAGAAAGCGTCTGAAATACATCTTGATACAATAAAAAGTATAAAAATTCCTGAAGATTCTAATATAAATACTTTATATCAAAAGGCTATAAAGAAAACCAAAGATGAGTTAAAAGATAAGTATTTTCAAAGAAATAATCCAGTTGAGTTTGCTGAAAGAGTATCTAAGAAAATACATGAAGTAATAGATATTGAAGAAAAGAAAAAAGAGAATAAAATAGTTCAATTAACTCAAAATGATTTGGAGCATATAAATACAGCACTAGCATTGCTAGAAAACGCAGAAAAGCTGTCTATAATTGTAGATGATAGAATTGTGTTTACAAAATATATTAAATAA
- a CDS encoding ParB N-terminal domain-containing protein, translating to MKTTIRKEKEIKIKEIYVAQRFKDEEDKANLDNLIENLKFHGMINAINVWEDHNGNYHLISGYHRLTACKILGKETIRVTIDTTKYKNEVDAYRNHRQENLHENGIRKHHTIYQLSKIFDELQVLYEQINPDNKFAEEEYLRARKREKMAKESLKGRKAKEEQEYFKREIEKAKQIQEKTKSPLQRLIDDRGFSEVKAKQIQFINGLDKIMPNFSKKMEASNISENRIWNLRKMFKKEDVIDQFKKINTTRDMNNWVSKLEGKKEGSKINVSEIADEGNGIVRLGTKHYVCYSDTEHLVRKFNFNIRMVVDDNDVAKAAIEVLGINHVKALIVCTNDTAHELILNAIKK from the coding sequence ATGAAAACTACAATAAGAAAAGAAAAAGAAATAAAAATAAAAGAAATTTATGTAGCACAAAGATTTAAAGATGAAGAAGATAAAGCTAACTTAGATAATTTAATTGAAAATCTAAAATTTCATGGAATGATAAATGCCATCAATGTGTGGGAAGACCACAATGGAAATTACCATTTAATAAGTGGATATCATAGATTAACAGCATGCAAAATATTAGGTAAAGAAACAATACGTGTAACTATTGATACTACAAAATATAAAAATGAAGTAGATGCTTATAGGAATCATAGACAAGAAAACCTTCATGAAAATGGAATAAGAAAACATCACACAATATACCAATTATCTAAAATATTTGATGAGCTTCAAGTGTTATATGAACAAATAAACCCAGATAATAAATTTGCAGAGGAAGAATATTTAAGGGCAAGAAAAAGAGAAAAGATGGCAAAAGAATCTTTAAAAGGTAGGAAAGCAAAAGAAGAACAAGAATATTTCAAAAGAGAAATCGAAAAAGCTAAGCAAATACAAGAAAAAACTAAGTCACCTCTGCAAAGGTTAATTGATGATAGAGGGTTTTCAGAGGTAAAGGCTAAGCAAATACAATTTATAAATGGTTTAGACAAAATAATGCCTAATTTCTCTAAAAAAATGGAAGCTTCTAATATATCTGAGAATAGAATATGGAATTTAAGAAAAATGTTTAAAAAAGAAGATGTAATAGATCAATTTAAAAAAATTAATACTACAAGAGATATGAATAATTGGGTTAGTAAATTAGAGGGAAAAAAGGAAGGCTCTAAAATAAATGTATCAGAAATAGCAGATGAAGGAAATGGTATTGTTAGACTAGGAACAAAACATTATGTATGCTACTCTGATACAGAACATTTGGTAAGAAAGTTTAACTTTAACATAAGAATGGTTGTAGATGATAATGATGTAGCTAAAGCTGCAATAGAGGTATTAGGAATAAATCATGTGAAAGCACTAATTGTTTGTACAAATGATACAGCTCATGAGTTGATATTAAATGCAATAAAGAAATAA